One Oceanotoga teriensis genomic window, TTTTGCTATCTTTTTTTCTTTCTTCCCTTCTCTTTTTTCTCTTTTTTATCGCTTTTTATTCCTTTTTTTACTTGTTTTTATTTTTGTTGCTTTTCGTTTACTTGTTTTTTATTTCATATCCCTTTTTTATTGCTCTATTTTTCAAGTCACTATTTTAATATCTATCAAATGAACCCGTTGTTTTGGCTTTATATTCTGTAAATGCAAAAAATAATCTTCCTATAATTATATATATTATTCCAATAATTATAGTTTTAAATATTGGAGAGGAAGCTTCTTTTAAAGTATAACCATTTAACATTATTAGTCTTGCTGCTTCTATTCCATGAGTAATTGGTATTATTTTTGATATCATTTGAAGCCAATCAGGAATTACAGATATTGGAAAAGTTATTCCACAAACTATCATTATTATACCTCTTGCTATATTCACCATAGCCCCTGCTTCTTTTGCCCATAGAACTATACTTGCAAAGATACTTCCTATTCCAAATGCTCCTGGCATCATTATTAAAAATATTACAAACCACATTAAAATTGGTGCTTGGAATTGTATTCTATATATCAAAATATATTCCGCTATTGCTATTATATTTGTTATTAAAGCTATAAAAAGTGATATTAATCCTGCACCAATTAAAAAATCAAATTTTTTTGTAGGAGTTAACCAATTAGATTCTAAAGTTCCAAGCATTTGTTCTTCTCTTAAGTATGTTCCAAAAGTCCAAAGTAGCATGTTAACCCACATCCAAGTAATAGTTCCAATTATTATATAAGCTATATAATTATCTGTTCCAGTAATGTTTTGAAAATTTTTTAATCCGGAATTATCTGGACCAGATAAGCCTATGGCACTTAATATATATATTAAAGGAAATATTAAAGGCCAAAATAAAAGTTGTATTATCCAAGTTGGATATCTTATTAGAATTATAAATTGACTTTTGAATACGGCATATATTGTTTTTAGTCTGTTCATTTAAAATCCCCCCAATTATTTAATTTTTTAGGTTTTTTCCAGTTATATTTAAGAAAACATCTTCAAGTGTTGTTTCTTTTATATTCATGCTTAAAATTTTGGAATTATTAGTATTTAATATGTTTAATACATCATCTATAATTTCATGACCATTATTTTGATGAATAATTATTATATGTTTTTCTTCATTTGCATCGTATTTATACATGAGATTTTTTATGTTTTTTATTTGATTTAATTCTTTTTCTAATTTTTTTGAATAATTAGTAATTTTAAATTTTATTTTTTTAGTTTCATTTAAAGATTTCTTTAATTTTTCTGGAGTATCGATTGCAATTATTTCACCGTTGTCTATTATTGCTATTCTGTCAGATAAAAAATCTGCTTCTTCCATATAATGTGTTGTTAATAGTATGGTTTTTCCTTCATCTTTTAAATTTAAAATTATTTTTCTTAAATTTAAAGCTGCTTGAGGATCCAAACCTAAAGTCGGTTCATCTAATAAAACTACAGGAGCATCTGGAATTAAAGCTTTTCCTAGTGCAACTTTTTGTTTCATTCCTGTAGAATATTTTTCTACTAATTCATCAGCTCTATCTTCTAAATCTATTTTATTTAAAATATATTGAGTTCTTTTTTTACCTTCTTTTCCGTTATAACCATATAATGCAGCAAAATATTCAAGATTTTCTCTTGCCGTTAATTTCCAATATACGCTTCTATCTCCTGCTAAAACTGTTCCTATATTTTTTAATGCTTTTAAAGGTTCTTTATTTACATCTATATTGTTTAGAAAAATTTTCCCATTGGAAGGTTTTAATAAACCAGAGAGCATTTTTATAGTAGTTGTTTTTCCAGCCCCATTTGGACCTAAGAGGCCAAATATTTCTCCTTTTTTTATTTGAAAACTTATATCTTTTACAGCTTTAAGTTCTTTTTTTTCTGTTTTTTTAAATAATTTTTTCTTTTTGATGATGAATTTTTTTTCTAAATTTTCGGCTATTACAGTGAATGACATATACAACACCACCTTTATTTTATTAAAGTGTATTTTAAATATTTTTATAAAAACCATAATTATTTTTCATATTTTTATTATAATATTTAAAAAAATAAAAGTCAAGTCTTTTTATATTAAAAAAAATAAGTTTATTTTTAAAAAAATAAATAAAAAACTGTGAATTTTTTAATTCACAGTTTTTAGTAGACTTTTTTTAGATTTTATAATTAATTTTTTTTGTTAGGATTTTTGGGGAACCAACCCTTTTTTACTCTTTCTTCTTGTTCTATTATTTCATGTATACTCCAAAGACATGAAAAACCAGTTATAGATATCATTGAAGAGATTAAAGTGTTGTTTATAAATATTGAAATTATTATGAATATTATTCCTAATATTAGAAAAATTGGCCAAGTTTTTTTCCCAAAATAATATTCTGTTTTTATTACTATTGGATGAAATATACCTATGATTATAAAAGCAAAAAAACCTATGAGAATTCCTTCAAAACTCATATATATATCTCCTTTTTTAAGGTCTTTAATATTTTTGTGAATATTAACATATGACCTTTTGAATTTGGATGTATTCCATCTATTGTTAGATCTATGTCTAAATCATCTAATTTTTTAAAATCTTCATATAGATTAATATATGTTAAATTGTAATGATTTGCTATTTTTTCTATTGTTTTATTATATTTTATTATTTCTAAATTTTCTTTTGAATAAAGATCTTTTCCAAATAAAAATTGATTTTTTATTTTTTTTGTATAAGGTATTAAATTCATCAATTTTATATTTGTTTTTTTATTGGTTTGTTCTATCATATTTATTAAATTTAATTCAAATATATCAATATCGCTTATAAACGGATCTTCAAAGTATTTTCCAAGTATTTCATTTGTTCCTATAAATATAAATAATAAATCAGGATTTTCTTTTATTACGTCTTTTTCCCATCTTTTTAATAAATCTATACTTTTATTTCCCCCGATTCCTTTATTTATTATGTTTAATTTTTTTTCTGGATTTTTTATTTTTAAGAAATCATTTATATGTCTAACGAATCCATTACCAATTTCATCAGGTTCCTTGTAAGTTGCTCCAGAATCGGTTATACTATCTCCTATGAATAAAAGAGTTTCATTTTTTTTAAACATTTTATATCTCCCCATTTAAAAAACAACTCATTCTGTAATTACAGAATAAGTTGTTTTTATTTGTTTGCTTTTTTATATCTTTCAAAGCCATCTTTTATAGCTTGAATTGCTGCTTCTTTGCTTTTCCAGCCATCTGTTTTTACCTTTTTTTCTTCTAATTCTTTGTATACAGAAAAGAAATGTTCTATTTCAGCTAAAAAATGAGAAGGAACTTCAGAAAGATTTTCTATATGATTCCATAAAGGATCTTTTTTAGGAACACATAGTATTTTTTCATCAGGACCTTTTTCATCTTCCATCATGAACATTCCAATTGGTACAGCTTCGATTACGCAACCTGGAAAAGTACTTTCCCATACTAATACTAAAACATCTATTGGGTCGCCATCTAAAGATAATGTATTTGGTATAAATCCGTAATCAGTTGGATAATGCATAGATGAAAATAACATTCTATCAAATCTTATTAATTTGTTTTCTTTATCATATTCATATTTATTTCTGCTTCCTTTTGGTATTTCTATAAATACATCAACTGTCATTTCTTTCATTTTTTTTGCTCCTTTTTTCATTTTCTATTTTTGATTATAACATAATTTTGTAAAATCAAATTTTTCTTTATTTGAATATATTCTTTACAACTATTCTAAATTATTGAAATATTTTGTATTGAATGCTAACAATTAAAAGTGTATAATTCTTAATTATGTAAATTTATTTTTAGGAGTTGATTTTTATGTTTTATGAGATTGTTTCTATAGGAGTATTTATCTTTGTAATGATTGCCATAATAACCCATAAAATAAATAGAACTACTGCTTCAATGTTGGGGGCTCTTATTGTTATTATTATAGGAGTTTTTGAAGATCAGATGGATGCTTTTACTGATTATATTGATTTTAACACTATATTTCTTTTATTAGGCATGATGATTTTTGTCAATGTTCTAAAAAAAAGAAATATTTTTACTTTTATAGGGGTATATACTTTAAAAAAAGTTGGGCATAGTGTTAAGAGCTTGTATTTTATTTTAATATTATTAGTTGCTTTGATTTCAAGCGTTATTGATAATGTTACTACTATACTTATATTTATTCCAATTTCATTGGCCATTTGTGATTCTTTAGATTTAGAATATTTTCCTTTAATATTGGCAGAAATATTTGCTTCTAATATTGGAGGAACAGCTACTATTATAGGGGATCCACCTAATATTATGATAGCTTCAGCAGCCGATATTTCTTTTGTGGATTTTTCAAAAGTTATGTTTCCTTTATCTTTAATAAATTTGTTGGCTTTAGTGGGATTTGTTTTTTTTGTTTTTAGAAAAGAATTAAATAAGAAAATAGAATCAAAAGTTATTGATAGTATGGAATTTGAAAGTTTGATTGAAAATAAAAAAGAATTTGTTTTATCTTTTATACTTTTAATATTAGTTATTTTATTATTTGTTTTTCAACATCAGTTGAATTTAGAAGCATGTATAATTGCAATGATAGCAGCGTTTTTTTCATTGTTTTTATTAGAAAGACATGACATAGATCATATATTAAAAGAGGTTGAATGGGAAAGTATTTTATTTTTTATGGGATTGTTTATAATAACGGGAGCTCTTGAAGAAACTGGAGTGTTATCTTTTTTAGCAGATAAATTAATTGGATTAACTTCATTGTCTTCAGATGTTTTCTTAGGACTTTTATTGATAATATCATCATCAATTTCTGGATTTCTTGATAATATCCCTTTTACAGCAGCTGTTATTCCTGTTATTGAGAATCTTATAAAATTGAGTCCAAAGATAAACTTTAATATATGGTATTATTTATCTGCTGGGGCTTGTGTAGGAGGTAATATGACTTCTATAGGTGCTTCTGCAAATATAATTGCTTTGGCCTTATTATACCAGTTTAAAGGTATGAAAGTTTCTTTTGGAAGATTTTTAAAATATGGGTTTTTTATAGTTTTAATAAATATTATTATATCTTATATTTATTTTAAAATTATATTTTGATATTTTAAGGGGGAGGATTATGGGATTGAAATATATTTCTTTTATTATTATTTCTTTTTTTACTATTTATTTGTTTGGTTTATCTTTTATATCGTCTTTTCAAGATAATATTTATGTTTTTTTAGTACTTTTATTTCTTATTTTGGGTATTTTAAATTCAATAATTCGAGAATTTTTTTTAATTTCTAAAAAAGATAAAAAATTTTTAAAATTCAATTTTGAAGATATTTTTTTTGTATTTTTAGGAGCTTTTATTGCATACGTTTTAAATATATATTTAAAACAAGGGGCTATAATAGCGGCAAGTTTAGTTGGTATTATTTCAAGTTCTTTTTTAAAAAATAAGAGTATTCCTATTTATACGGGTGCTTTTGCTGGAATGGTATCTCCAGATCTATATCATGATTTTTATCATATAATTATTGTTTCTTTGATAACGGGTATTTTTTATGTTTTATCAAAAGATGTTTTTAAAGGAATTGGTGGAAAACTTGGTGCTACAGCTTTTGTTTCATGGGTTTTGTTATCTTTCATATTTGATTTTTCATTTATAAAAGGTGAATTTTATTATGATTTAGATTTTGTTGTCTTTTTTATAAGTTTTTTGGGAGTATTTTTGACTTTTTTTTTGCAATATTATTTAAATAAAGATTTAGTAGCTTCATCTTCCATATTGAGCCTTTTGGGTGCTTTAATTTTTCCTGTTATCTTTTTTGAAAAAGGAGTTGATTTATCAATTTTATTTATGGCATCTACTTTTGCTGGTATGAGTACTGATAAAAAGATAAATAACTTTGCTTTTATGGTTTTAGTATCATTCTTTGTTTCTATTATTTTTGTTTATAGTTATAGTCATTTTGGTGGTGGTGGGGGTAAACTTGGAACCATATCTTTTGGATGTGTTTTGGGTGTGAAAGGAATTTGTAATTTTTTTAATAGACACAATATATTTATACTCAAAAAGTAACTTATTGTTGATTTAAAATTAGCTTTTGAACATGTTAATTTAACATATCATCTGATATAATTATATCATAAGATTAATTAATATAGTTTATTTATAGTATAGATAATTTATATAGCTTATATATAGTATAAAATCCGATCGAAAGATCGGATTTTTCATTTTAGTAGTTTATTCAGAGTATTTATAGCATTTATACTATTATTACTTAATTCTTTTATTTGTTTTTTTATTGAGATGGTTTTTATTATATTAGATTTGTCAATTTCAGGTTCTATAATATTTTCTTCAACTATTGTTTTTGTTAGAAGTTCTCCTATTTTTGAAGCTTCTTCTTTTTTTAATTCTTCAAGTATATTTAAAATTTCATCGGTCTTTTTTTTAATCATATTTTAACCTCTTTGTTTATAATATATTTGTTTGCTTCTTTTATTATTAAGTTCGCTTCTATTAATTCGTTTAATGCTAAAGTTGTTTGAATTTGCCATCTTATTTCATCTTGAGTTATTTGATTAAAATCTATTTCTGGATTTAAATTGTCATTTATTCTTGGGAATAATAAATAATAAAGATCTTTTATTGTTAAAAAAGTATCAAATTCCTTTAAAAGAGATAATATTTCATTTTTATAATCTACATTTGTTTTGAATTTGTTTTTTATATGTTCATTTATGACTTTTAATTGATTTATATTTTTATGTTCTTTCGGCATTAAATATTTTAATTTTTGTTTTTTTATTTTTTCTAAATCTTTTATGGAGTTACTTAAATCTTTTATAGAAGATTCAATGGTATTTTTAATTTGTAAATCCATTATATTTATTTTTTTATTTTTGTATATTTTTTGATATTTCCTATGTTCTTTTTTTATTATTTGTATTAGCTCATCTATTTTTATTATCAATAATTTTTCATCAATCATATTTTACACCTCTATAGATTGGGGGTCTTTTGAAGAATTTTTTATATTTATTAATGAATTTATATGCGGTTTCTTTATCTGTTTTATAAAGAATATCTGTGAAATCAAAATATTTAATATCTTTTAATTTTTTTGCATCAAATTCTTTTAAATAATGAATTATTTCTCTGAATGATTCATCGGCAAATAGGTTTTTTATTTCTATTATATTTTCCATAGAATTTGAAGGAATATTTAAATTTTCTATTTTTTGTATTATTTTTTCTTTTTCTGAGTTGTTTAAAGATTTATTTTTTATATTTAAGTCGATTTGTTTTTGTTTTTCGAAGATTTTTTCAGGTGAGTTTTTTTGATTTTTTTCTTTTTTTATTAATTCTTTTTTTACTTTTTCAGCTAATTCAGGTTTATTTTCCATTAAAAATTTTTGTGCAAGAGTTAAGTAATAATCTTTAGTATTTTTTAAAGGTTTTTTTAAATAACTATTCAATTTTTCCTCGATTCTTTCAATATCTGTTATTTTTCTTATTGTATTCATAAGGCTCCTCCAAATTAATTATTACTATATATATATTAACAGATTATAAGTGATTTTTATAATTAATATTTATATTCTTATTTGCAATAGTTTTTGTATATTTATTTGAATTTTACCATAATTAATTATTTTGTCTATTTTTATTTTTATGTTATTTTATGTAAAAATTTTAGAAACTTGATGCATTTTTTTAATTTTTTGTATATAATTGAATAGAGAATATTATAGTGAGGTTATTTTAAATGAAATATAATAATTTTTTTGTTTGTCTTTTCTTTTTGATAATTCCATCAATTGTTTTTTCTAATGTATACTTTTTTTCCAATGTAATTGGAGAAAAAGAGTATTTTTTTGATGGGGAAAATATTTTATTGTCTATAGATAAAGTATCTCAATATACGGACTTTGATAATGTTGTCAAAAATGATTTTTTGATAGTATTACAAAATGATACTGATAAATACTTTATTTTTCCGGATAATAAGATAGTTGTTAAGAATTCTAATAAAACATATTATTTTTCTGAATCAGATTTAATTGAGAAAAATCAGGATTTTTTTATAAGTGAAAAACTTTTAAAAGAACTTTTTGGTATAGAAAAAACTTTTAAATCTAATAATTATTATTTTAATTTTAAAGATTATAATTATG contains:
- a CDS encoding ABC transporter permease; this encodes MNRLKTIYAVFKSQFIILIRYPTWIIQLLFWPLIFPLIYILSAIGLSGPDNSGLKNFQNITGTDNYIAYIIIGTITWMWVNMLLWTFGTYLREEQMLGTLESNWLTPTKKFDFLIGAGLISLFIALITNIIAIAEYILIYRIQFQAPILMWFVIFLIMMPGAFGIGSIFASIVLWAKEAGAMVNIARGIIMIVCGITFPISVIPDWLQMISKIIPITHGIEAARLIMLNGYTLKEASSPIFKTIIIGIIYIIIGRLFFAFTEYKAKTTGSFDRY
- a CDS encoding ABC transporter ATP-binding protein, giving the protein MSFTVIAENLEKKFIIKKKKLFKKTEKKELKAVKDISFQIKKGEIFGLLGPNGAGKTTTIKMLSGLLKPSNGKIFLNNIDVNKEPLKALKNIGTVLAGDRSVYWKLTARENLEYFAALYGYNGKEGKKRTQYILNKIDLEDRADELVEKYSTGMKQKVALGKALIPDAPVVLLDEPTLGLDPQAALNLRKIILNLKDEGKTILLTTHYMEEADFLSDRIAIIDNGEIIAIDTPEKLKKSLNETKKIKFKITNYSKKLEKELNQIKNIKNLMYKYDANEEKHIIIIHQNNGHEIIDDVLNILNTNNSKILSMNIKETTLEDVFLNITGKNLKN
- a CDS encoding DUF4491 family protein, which translates into the protein MSFEGILIGFFAFIIIGIFHPIVIKTEYYFGKKTWPIFLILGIIFIIISIFINNTLISSMISITGFSCLWSIHEIIEQEERVKKGWFPKNPNKKN
- a CDS encoding SGNH/GDSL hydrolase family protein, translated to MFKKNETLLFIGDSITDSGATYKEPDEIGNGFVRHINDFLKIKNPEKKLNIINKGIGGNKSIDLLKRWEKDVIKENPDLLFIFIGTNEILGKYFEDPFISDIDIFELNLINMIEQTNKKTNIKLMNLIPYTKKIKNQFLFGKDLYSKENLEIIKYNKTIEKIANHYNLTYINLYEDFKKLDDLDIDLTIDGIHPNSKGHMLIFTKILKTLKKEIYI
- a CDS encoding inorganic diphosphatase; its protein translation is MKEMTVDVFIEIPKGSRNKYEYDKENKLIRFDRMLFSSMHYPTDYGFIPNTLSLDGDPIDVLVLVWESTFPGCVIEAVPIGMFMMEDEKGPDEKILCVPKKDPLWNHIENLSEVPSHFLAEIEHFFSVYKELEEKKVKTDGWKSKEAAIQAIKDGFERYKKANK
- a CDS encoding SLC13 family permease produces the protein MFYEIVSIGVFIFVMIAIITHKINRTTASMLGALIVIIIGVFEDQMDAFTDYIDFNTIFLLLGMMIFVNVLKKRNIFTFIGVYTLKKVGHSVKSLYFILILLVALISSVIDNVTTILIFIPISLAICDSLDLEYFPLILAEIFASNIGGTATIIGDPPNIMIASAADISFVDFSKVMFPLSLINLLALVGFVFFVFRKELNKKIESKVIDSMEFESLIENKKEFVLSFILLILVILLFVFQHQLNLEACIIAMIAAFFSLFLLERHDIDHILKEVEWESILFFMGLFIITGALEETGVLSFLADKLIGLTSLSSDVFLGLLLIISSSISGFLDNIPFTAAVIPVIENLIKLSPKINFNIWYYLSAGACVGGNMTSIGASANIIALALLYQFKGMKVSFGRFLKYGFFIVLINIIISYIYFKIIF